The Rosa chinensis cultivar Old Blush chromosome 7, RchiOBHm-V2, whole genome shotgun sequence DNA segment TACATTCTTTTTCTTTACATAGCAAATGGTTGTCATGTTTGTGCCATACTTTCTAATTCTTCAAAGCTCTTTTTGATGCAATGCTTTCTTTCTGCCTTTCAGGTTCATTTTTTGTTGAATGATGTTGATCCAGATTTCATCACAAAGTTTGTTCCAACAACCAGCTCACTTTCTTTGGACTGTTTCCTTGTCACACCAAATTGTCATCGTGTGACAGAAGTTATGTATTCATTTAATAATGGGCAGTCATTGATGTTTGTAAGTCTTTTTCAGTGCTGTACTTGGTTGGTTTGTTTCAGAGGTTGCCTAATAATCCATGCTTCTGGTTTATGCTTGCCTCTTAATTCTGCTTTGATGAATGTGTATAGGATGATCGGACTAGAGCTTACAGGAAACTAGTGGATTTCAGAGGCACCGCAAACGAGCTGGGTTCTCGTGTTTTGGACTGCCTGAAAATTTCCAAGGCAAGCTACTCAGttaattttctgttttctgtAGATCTCCTAGACAAGTGCTTCCTAATGTTCATACTTTTAATGTGCAGATAAACAAAGACAAAACAGGCAGAGATTCAATTTCAGTTGAGCAACAAAAGATTAAGGATTCTCCGTCCAGAACATCCGGCTTGAGATGGATAAAAGATGTTGTTCTTGGAAAGAGAAGTGATCACTGTTTTCGAACTGTTGTCGTTGGTGATCCAAACATCAAGCTGAGTGAGATTGGCATACCCCGCCATATTGCAGAGAAAATGCAGATCTCTGAGAATCTGAACCAATATAACCTTGACAAGTTGTATGCGTTTTGCCAGCTACGCCTTGGCCATCAGGGGAGAGGTGACATACATGTTCGTAGAAATGATAGTCTGGTTAGGATAAGTAATTTAGAAGAACTGGAGATGGGAGATATTATATACAGGGCGTTGAGTGATGGAGATGTTGTGTTGATAAATAGGCCTCCATCAATACATCAACACTCCCTAATAGCTTTAACTGCAAAGATCCTTCCAGTAAACTCTGTAGTGTCGATAAATCCACTGTGTTGCTCTCCTTTTCGTGGTGATTTTGATGGTGATTGCCTTCATGGTTATGTTCCTCAATCAGTGGATACCAGAGTCGAGCTTACAGAGCTTGTTGCTTTAGATAAGCAATTAGTTAATGGGCAGAGTGGTTCCAACCTTCTTTCTCTCAGTCAAGATAGTTTAACTGCTTGCTATCTCATCATGGAAGATGGCACCCTGATGAATAAGTTTCAAATGCAACAACTGAAAATGCTTTGTCCCCCTGAACTGCCATCACCAGCGATAATCAAAGATCCTTCTGGTAACTCCGTTTCTTGGACGGCAAAGCAGATAATCAGCATGTTTCTACCTGCAAATTTTAATTATGCATTTCCTTCAAATGGCGTGCATATTAGCAATGGAGAGCTTCTAGCTTCTTCTGAAGGTTCTTCTTGGCTGCGAGACACCAGTGGGAATCTTTTCCAAAGTCTCATCGAACATTGCCCCGGTCAGATACTGGACATCTTCTTTACTGCTCAGGGAGTTCTATGTGAGTGGTTGTCAATGAGGGGCTTGAGTGTTTCTCTCTCAGACTTGTATATCGCGTCGGATACATGTTCAAGGAAAAACTTGGTGGAGGAAATCTTCTATGGGTTACAAGAAGCAGAGGAGGCATGTACTATCAGACAGTTGATGCTTGATTCTTGTCAGGAATTTCTTATGGGCTATGCTGAAGAGACAAAAAGCCCTTTGACTTTTGGTTCAGAACATTTTTGTTATCAGAAGCAGAAATCTGCTGCACTTAGTCAGGTCACGGTAGATGCTTTCAAAGAAGGTTTCCGGGATGTCCAAAATTTAGCATACAAATATGCCCGTGAGGACAACTCGTTGCTGGCTATGTTTAAGGCTGGAAGCAAGGGTAATATGCTGAAATTAGTTCAGCATGGTATGTGCCTTGGTTTGCAGCATTCACTAGTTCCCTTATCATTCAAGTTTCCGAACCAGCTCTCATGTGATGCATGGAATGATCAAAAAGCACGTGGTATCGTTCAGGAGGTTGGAAGAGCTTTTGAATCCATCGAGTCATATATCCCATCCACTGTCGTTAAAAGTTCGTTCTTGACTGGGCTGAATCCGGTCGAATGCTTTGTTCATTCAGTCACGAGTCGAGATGGTTCTTTTAGTAATAATGCGGAACTTCCTGGGACTCTGAATCGAAAGCTCATGTATTTCATGCGTGATTTGCATACTGCTTATGACGGAACAGTTAGAAACGCATATGGGAACCAGCTGGTTCAGTTCTCCTATGATAATGACGAGGGCATATCTACTGCAGATAGCACCACAAACAGCTCATATGCAAAGAGTGTTATTGATTGTGGTGGCGGCCAACCCGTTGGTGCATTGTCTGCTTGTGCAATATCTGAAGCTGCATACAGTGCTTTAGATCAGCCAGTTAGTCTACTTGAAACTTCTCCTCTGCTAAATCTGAAGGTTCTTCCTCTCTCCTCACTCTTCTCCCTGCATCCTCTTCTCTCTGCAAAagttattttattaatttttttcttgttctttcagAAGTATCTATGCATGTTACTTTGTTATTTTCAGTAAGTATGGCAATGATGCTTAGAAATTGACAGTTAATATGCTGAAAACTGTATCATCATTCTAGGAACACCTGTCTTACTTATGTGCGATGCTCTTTAATTGCACAGAACATTTTGGAGTGTGGTTCAAAGAAAAGGAGTGCTAAGCAAACTATGTCATTATTTTTATCTGAGAAGCTTGGAAGACCTAGGCATGGTTTCGAGTATGGAGCGCTAGAAGTTAAAAATCATCTAGAGGGACTCACATTTTCAGACATCGTTTCTACTGTCATGATAATGTTagtttatttgttctctctctctctctctctctccccccgccCAAAACAACGGTCTGTAATTGTTGTGGTAATGTCGGTATCAGGTTCTCCTCACAAACTGGCAGCAAGATGCATTTTAGTCCTTGGGTTTCTCACTTTCATATATCTAAGGTAATAAAAGGTGtaatttaactttttttttttacttgataCAAGCTCCATTCTATGGTATAAATTTTCGCCCATTCAGGAAATTGTACGAAGAAGAAGGCTGAATGTGCGATCTATTATAGAGGCACTTTATGCAAGATGCAACTCCGCTCCAGTGGAGTTGAAAATTATCCTTTGGAATTTGAAGATCACAAGAAAT contains these protein-coding regions:
- the LOC112180849 gene encoding DNA-directed RNA polymerase IV subunit 1 isoform X3; this translates as MKFKVSSRELFRRSTIIVEAVGKLPPDYWDFIPKDPQHDETHTKPNRRVLSHAQVHFLLNDVDPDFITKFVPTTSSLSLDCFLVTPNCHRVTEVMYSFNNGQSLMFDDRTRAYRKLVDFRGTANELGSRVLDCLKISKINKDKTGRDSISVEQQKIKDSPSRTSGLRWIKDVVLGKRSDHCFRTVVVGDPNIKLSEIGIPRHIAEKMQISENLNQYNLDKLYAFCQLRLGHQGRGDIHVRRNDSLVRISNLEELEMGDIIYRALSDGDVVLINRPPSIHQHSLIALTAKILPVNSVVSINPLCCSPFRGDFDGDCLHGYVPQSVDTRVELTELVALDKQLVNGQSGSNLLSLSQDSLTACYLIMEDGTLMNKFQMQQLKMLCPPELPSPAIIKDPSGNSVSWTAKQIISMFLPANFNYAFPSNGVHISNGELLASSEGSSWLRDTSGNLFQSLIEHCPGQILDIFFTAQGVLCEWLSMRGLSVSLSDLYIASDTCSRKNLVEEIFYGLQEAEEACTIRQLMLDSCQEFLMGYAEETKSPLTFGSEHFCYQKQKSAALSQVTVDAFKEGFRDVQNLAYKYAREDNSLLAMFKAGSKGNMLKLVQHGMCLGLQHSLVPLSFKFPNQLSCDAWNDQKARGIVQEVGRAFESIESYIPSTVVKSSFLTGLNPVECFVHSVTSRDGSFSNNAELPGTLNRKLMYFMRDLHTAYDGTVRNAYGNQLVQFSYDNDEGISTADSTTNSSYAKSVIDCGGGQPVGALSACAISEAAYSALDQPVSLLETSPLLNLKNILECGSKKRSAKQTMSLFLSEKLGRPRHGFEYGALEVKNHLEGLTFSDIVSTVMIMFSSQTGSKMHFSPWVSHFHISKEIVRRRRLNVRSIIEALYARCNSAPVELKIILWNLKITRNKECDCCSTPNDTFCISVTLTEKQDNSSEELDKKQDKSSEELDKTRVLVIPFLLKTVVKGFLEIKKVDIIWNDRTGSPGELYLRVSMSGKTRRGATFWNMLMDDCLPVMDMIDWSRSHPDNVDDFCTAYGIDVGWKHFLNKLESATVDIGKTILPQHLLLAADCLSATGEFVSLNAKGIAQQLEHASVTAPFMQACFSTPGPCLVKAAKAGVVDNLQGSLDALTWGNTPSLGSGGQFDIIFAGEGSVSSKPFDVHDMLSRQISSNPQNVFEMSDAPIHLSDKYVAPHVYKYGLLCKLKSITKSVLRETFTIQDIDRLSQTLKNILHKYDINESINEMEKKDLMTALEFHPHRDRKIGLGIKDIKVGQHPNHENARCFMLVHTDGTIEDVSYHKCIIGAFDIIAPHRAKGYRLRHLSRGPR
- the LOC112180849 gene encoding DNA-directed RNA polymerase IV subunit 1 isoform X2, yielding MEDELYNEELVPCACITGVHLNVSTREDTEKISTLLIEAAAQVNDPKLGLPNPTNQCSTCGTQDIKSCDGHFGSIKFPCTILHPYYLPEVALILNKICPACKTIRQGVRVKGSERRGCRYCFGGSSDYPRMKFKVSSRELFRRSTIIVEAVGKLPPDYWDFIPKDPQHDETHTKPNRRVLSHAQVHFLLNDVDPDFITKFVPTTSSLSLDCFLVTPNCHRVTEVMYSFNNGQSLMFDDRTRAYRKLVDFRGTANELGSRVLDCLKISKINKDKTGRDSISVEQQKIKDSPSRTSGLRWIKDVVLGKRSDHCFRTVVVGDPNIKLSEIGIPRHIAEKMQISENLNQYNLDKLYAFCQLRLGHQGRGDIHVRRNDSLVRISNLEELEMGDIIYRALSDGDVVLINRPPSIHQHSLIALTAKILPVNSVVSINPLCCSPFRGDFDGDCLHGYVPQSVDTRVELTELVALDKQLVNGQSGSNLLSLSQDSLTACYLIMEDGTLMNKFQMQQLKMLCPPELPSPAIIKDPSGNSVSWTAKQIISMFLPANFNYAFPSNGVHISNGELLASSEGSSWLRDTSGNLFQSLIEHCPGQILDIFFTAQGVLCEWLSMRGLSVSLSDLYIASDTCSRKNLVEEIFYGLQEAEEACTIRQLMLDSCQEFLMGYAEETKSPLTFGSEHFCYQKQKSAALSQVTVDAFKEGFRDVQNLAYKYAREDNSLLAMFKAGSKGNMLKLVQHGMCLGLQHSLVPLSFKFPNQLSCDAWNDQKARGIVQEVGRAFESIESYIPSTVVKSSFLTGLNPVECFVHSVTSRDGSFSNNAELPGTLNRKLMYFMRDLHTAYDGTVRNAYGNQLVQFSYDNDEGISTADSTTNSSYAKSVIDCGGGQPVGALSACAISEAAYSALDQPVSLLETSPLLNLKNILECGSKKRSAKQTMSLFLSEKLGRPRHGFEYGALEVKNHLEGLTFSDIVSTVMIMFSSQTGSKMHFSPWVSHFHISKEIVRRRRLNVRSIIEALYARCNSAPVELKIILWNLKITRNKECDCCSTPNDTFCISVTLTEKQDNSSEELDKTRVLVIPFLLKTVVKGFLEIKKVDIIWNDRTGSPGELYLRVSMSGKTRRGATFWNMLMDDCLPVMDMIDWSRSHPDNVDDFCTAYGIDVGWKHFLNKLESATVDIGKTILPQHLLLAADCLSATGEFVSLNAKGIAQQLEHASVTAPFMQACFSTPGPCLVKAAKAGVVDNLQGSLDALTWGNTPSLGSGGQFDIIFAGEGSVSSKPFDVHDMLSRQISSNPQNVFEMSDAPIHLSDKYVAPHVYKYGLLCKLKSITKSVLRETFTIQDIDRLSQTLKNILHKYDINESINEMEKKDLMTALEFHPHRDRKIGLGIKDIKVGQHPNHENARCFMLVHTDGTIEDVSYHKCIIGAFDIIAPHRAKGYRLRHLSRGPR
- the LOC112180849 gene encoding DNA-directed RNA polymerase IV subunit 1 isoform X1: MEDELYNEELVPCACITGVHLNVSTREDTEKISTLLIEAAAQVNDPKLGLPNPTNQCSTCGTQDIKSCDGHFGSIKFPCTILHPYYLPEVALILNKICPACKTIRQGVRVKGSERRGCRYCFGGSSDYPRMKFKVSSRELFRRSTIIVEAVGKLPPDYWDFIPKDPQHDETHTKPNRRVLSHAQVHFLLNDVDPDFITKFVPTTSSLSLDCFLVTPNCHRVTEVMYSFNNGQSLMFDDRTRAYRKLVDFRGTANELGSRVLDCLKISKINKDKTGRDSISVEQQKIKDSPSRTSGLRWIKDVVLGKRSDHCFRTVVVGDPNIKLSEIGIPRHIAEKMQISENLNQYNLDKLYAFCQLRLGHQGRGDIHVRRNDSLVRISNLEELEMGDIIYRALSDGDVVLINRPPSIHQHSLIALTAKILPVNSVVSINPLCCSPFRGDFDGDCLHGYVPQSVDTRVELTELVALDKQLVNGQSGSNLLSLSQDSLTACYLIMEDGTLMNKFQMQQLKMLCPPELPSPAIIKDPSGNSVSWTAKQIISMFLPANFNYAFPSNGVHISNGELLASSEGSSWLRDTSGNLFQSLIEHCPGQILDIFFTAQGVLCEWLSMRGLSVSLSDLYIASDTCSRKNLVEEIFYGLQEAEEACTIRQLMLDSCQEFLMGYAEETKSPLTFGSEHFCYQKQKSAALSQVTVDAFKEGFRDVQNLAYKYAREDNSLLAMFKAGSKGNMLKLVQHGMCLGLQHSLVPLSFKFPNQLSCDAWNDQKARGIVQEVGRAFESIESYIPSTVVKSSFLTGLNPVECFVHSVTSRDGSFSNNAELPGTLNRKLMYFMRDLHTAYDGTVRNAYGNQLVQFSYDNDEGISTADSTTNSSYAKSVIDCGGGQPVGALSACAISEAAYSALDQPVSLLETSPLLNLKNILECGSKKRSAKQTMSLFLSEKLGRPRHGFEYGALEVKNHLEGLTFSDIVSTVMIMFSSQTGSKMHFSPWVSHFHISKEIVRRRRLNVRSIIEALYARCNSAPVELKIILWNLKITRNKECDCCSTPNDTFCISVTLTEKQDNSSEELDKKQDKSSEELDKTRVLVIPFLLKTVVKGFLEIKKVDIIWNDRTGSPGELYLRVSMSGKTRRGATFWNMLMDDCLPVMDMIDWSRSHPDNVDDFCTAYGIDVGWKHFLNKLESATVDIGKTILPQHLLLAADCLSATGEFVSLNAKGIAQQLEHASVTAPFMQACFSTPGPCLVKAAKAGVVDNLQGSLDALTWGNTPSLGSGGQFDIIFAGEGSVSSKPFDVHDMLSRQISSNPQNVFEMSDAPIHLSDKYVAPHVYKYGLLCKLKSITKSVLRETFTIQDIDRLSQTLKNILHKYDINESINEMEKKDLMTALEFHPHRDRKIGLGIKDIKVGQHPNHENARCFMLVHTDGTIEDVSYHKCIIGAFDIIAPHRAKGYRLRHLSRGPR